Sequence from the Actinocatenispora sera genome:
ATCCTGAGCGTGCTGATCCTTCAGCGCCTTGGGCAACGGCGCGAAGTTGCGGTCGATCGCCTGTAACGGCGTCACGAGTCGACGCAGTGCGCGTCGCGCCTTGTTGATCACTTGCCGAACGTCCTTCCGAAGTCGCCGCCGACAGGGCCCGACTCCGGGTTTCCACCACCTTCGGGCTCCGAGATCGGCACAGCAGTCTTGATCTTTCGGTCAATCCTGGCGAGAACGCCCCGGTCGCGACCATGGTCCGTGCCGACCGGAAACACTGACCATTGGAACGACAACGCCGAAGGCCCGATGGAGCATCCACGCCGCTGTCGTGCGGCTGGTTGGGCCGACCGGCTGGCGCGATCGATGTCACACCGACGCACCACCACATCGTCGCTGCCGCGGCGCGGTGGTCAGCGCCGGCGGCGGCGTTGCCGTACGGGGGGACGGGCGCCCGCGGCCGGGCCGGCCGCCGGAGCGGGACGCGGTGCCGGACCGGAACCACCCGGCGCCGCCGGCACGATGGCGCCGTTGCGCAGGTGCTCGTAGACGACCGAGGTACGGACGTCGGCGATCTCGGCGCGTTGGGTCAGCCGGTCGATCACGAACGCGTACAGGCTGTCGTTGTCGGCGACCGCGACGTGAATCAGGAAGTCCTCGTTGCCCGAGGTGACGAACACGGCGAGCGTCTCCGGCAGCGTCGAGACCCACTCCCGGAACGCCTCGATCACCGATCTCGACGGTGGCCGGATGCGGACCGCGATCAGCGCCTGCACCGGCCGGCCGACGGCCGCCAGGTCCACGTCGAGCAGCGCGCCGCGAATCACGCCGCGCTCCTGCAGCGCCCGGGTGCGGTCCAGCGCGGTGGTGGGCGACACGCCGACGGCGGCGGCCACGTCCCGGTTGGTGCGCCGTGCATTCTCCTGCAGCGCCCGCAGGATCGCCGTATCAAGTTCGTCCAGGTCCACCATCTACCCGCTCTCACCGTATTAAGTACGGATCGGTTGACGTTGTTTCGTCGTCCTGCCTAGCGTAGTTCGCGCTACCCGTACTTCGTGACAGTGAGGCGCTCGTGACATCCACCGCCGAGAGCATCGTGGGGTTCGCCCCGAGGAGATCGACACCGCCGCGCCGACCAGGGCGGCCCGGCTGAAATGGGTCGTCGCCGTCGACGACACGCTGCCGCCGGGGCTGGCGGTCAACGCGGCGATCTGCGTCGCCGCGGCGACCGCGCGGGCGGTACCGGGCCTGCTCGGGCCGGACGGCGCCGACCTCGGCGGCTCGGTCCATCCCGGTCTGCCGTGGGCCGGCTGCACCGTCCTCGCGGCCTCGACCGATCAGCTGCGTACGTTGCGGGACAAGGCAACCGGCGCCCTCGGCACGTACGTCGCGGACATGCCCGGGCTGGCCCAGCAGACGCGCGTGTACGACGAGTACCTGACCCGGCTGCGGGACGTTCCGGGCGCCGAGATCGGCTACCTCGCGGTCGGCATCGTCGGCCCCCGCAACCGCGTCGACAAGCTGGTCCACCGGCTCCCGCTGCTGCCCTGACGCAGCAGGGCGACTCAGGCACAGGGCAGCTCAGGCGCAGGGCGACTCAGGCGCGGGGCGACCCAGGCGTGGGGCGGCTCATGAACGGGGCGGCCGCAGCGCGTCGACGAGCAGGTCGAGCATCTGGTCGATCCGCTCCGCGTTGTCGCCGGAGGCGGTCGCGAGGAAGCTGCCCAGAAGCATCGTGGTCACGTCGTACGGATCGGCGTCGGCGCGCAGCACGCCGGCGGCGGCGCCGGCGGCGAGGATGCGTCCCATGGCGACGCTGAGCCGTTCCCGGGTGTTCGGGGTGGCGATGCGGCCGCTGGCCCAGCCGGCGCGCAGGGTGTCGGCCATCCCCCGCTTCGCGGCGAAGAACCGCGCGTACCCGCCCATCCAGGCGCGCAGCGCGACGTCCGGCGGGTGCCGTTGCAGCAGTTCGTCGGCGCTGTCGGTGAGGGCCGCCAGCTCGCTCGCGTAGACCGCCTCGACCAGCGCCTCCCGGGTCGGGAAGTTGCGGTACAGGGTGCCGACGCCGACGCCGGCGGCGCGGGCGATGTCCTCCAGCGGCACCGGACCGTCGGCGTCGGTGAACGCCACCCGTGCGGCACGTACCAGTTTGTCGCGGTTGCGCTGCGCGTCGGCGCGCGGCGCCCGGGCGGTCTTCCCCCGGACCTCTCCCCAGCCAAAGCGGAGGCACCTCCAGTACAGTGCTATCGTCGATGAAGCGGAGGTAATTCCGCTTAGGTCCATCGTCCCACATCGGAGGCCGACATGACCACGAGCCCATCGTCCACAGCGGACCGGACCCAGCTCGGCGCACCCCGCGCCGGCGGCGCCGGAACGCTCGGCCGGCACACCGTCTCGCGCATCGGCTACGGCGCCATGCAGCTGGAGCGGCTACACGACGACCGTGCCGCCGCGATCACCGTGCTGCGCCGGGCCGCCGAGCTCGGCGCCGACCACGTCGACACCGCACAGTTCTACGGCGACGGGTACGTCAACGAGCTGATTCGCGAGGCGTACCGTCCGGCGGACGGTGTCGTCGTGGTCAGCAAGGTCGGCGCCGATCCCGACCCGGGCGCCCGCCTGCCGATACGTCCCGCGCAACGCCCCGAGCAGCTGCGCGCCAGCGTCGAGGACAACCTGCGCAGCCTCGGGCTGGACCAGATCCCGGTCGTCAACCTGCGCCGGATCGGGACCACCGGCCCCCGCATCCGCGCCACCGGCGACCAGGTGGTCGCGCTGGAGGACCAGGTCGCCGCGATGATCGCCCTGCGCGACGAGGGCAAGATCGGCGCGATCGGGCTCAGCGGCGTGACCGAGGACGAGCTGCGCCGAGCGTTGCCGGCGGGCATCGCCTGCGTGCAGAACGCGTACAGCCTGGTGGCCCGGGACGCCGAGCCGGTGCTGCGGCTGTGCCAGGCCGAGCAGATCGCCTGGATGCCGTTCTTCCCGCTCGGTGGCGCGTTCCCAGGCATGACCCACGTCTCGGACGTACCCGCCGTCGCCGCCGTCGCCGAGTCGCTCGGTGTCACGGCCGCCCAGGTCGGCCTGGCCTGGCTGCTCCGGCACGCCCCCCACACCCTGCTCATCCCCGGGACCACGAGCCTCGCGCACCTGGCGGCCAACATCGCCGCGGGCAGCGTCGAGCTCCCCGAGGATGCCCTCGCCGCGCTCGATGCGCTACCGACCCATTCCACCGATCTCCCCATCGATCCCGCCGGCGACTGACCATCGGCCCGCGCCGCCGCCTCGGCGGACGGGGGGGGTGCGGGACGATGGGGTGGGAGGTGTACGTGATGGGGCGCGTTCTGGTGGTGGGGTTGGATCCGGCCCAGTTGCGGGGCTGGGATCCGGAGCCGGTGCTGGCGGCGATCGACCGGGGAAAGGAGCGCGCCCGGGCGCTGAAGGTGGACGCCGACTGGTGTCTGGTCGACCTCGACGACTCCCCCGAGGCCACGATCGCGGCGGCACTGCGCGGCGACGACTACGCGTGCGTGGTGATCGGGGCCGGGATCCGCACCTACGAACCGCTGCTGGAGCTGTTCGAGCGGGTGATCAACCTGGTCCGGCGGCACGCGCCGGACGCGGCGATCGCGTTCGACAGCACGCCGGACGACTGCGCCGACGCCGCCCTACGCTGGCTCTCCTGAGCCCAGCCCGAGGGGCCCCTGGCGTTGATCAAGGGACCGGTGCGCCGAGTCCAGGAAGAACGCGCACCGATCCCTTGATCAACCGGCCGAGGCCGGGCCGGGCGAGGAGGCTGGTCAGTGGGCGCCGAGGGGGATGCGGCGGGACAGGAACGCATCCCGCAGGATCGTCAGCCCCTTCATTCCCGGCAGGTTGCCGATGTGGCCGTCGATCCGATCGATCTGGTCGGCGCCGGCGGCGCCGGCGAACAGATGGCCCATCACGTGGGTGACCTCGGCATCGGGCATCACGCCGGAGCCGACCGGGCCCCAGAACTTGCGCAGCGCGTACCGGGTGAGCAGCTGCGCCTTGCGGCTGCGTTCCAGCCGGCGGCGCGCCTGCGAGGCGTAGAACGCCACGTGCCGGGTCTCCTGCTTCGCGATGCGGCGCAGTAGCGGGCTCAGCGCCGGGTGCGACTCCATCGCCGCGAGCCGCTGGTACGCCGCGGTCGCCGACCACTCGTTCGCCGCACCCCAGCTCATGTGCACGGCGATGAAGTCGGCGCCGACGAGCATCCCGGCCAGCGCCTGCCGCACCGGGGCGAGCTTGTCCTTCCAGCCGGCGCGCAGCCGGGTCGCCTTCAACTCGTCGTAGTCGACGGTGATGCCGTGTTCGCCGAGTACCGCGGCGAGCGCCTCGCCGTGCCAGTACTCCTCCCGGTTCCACATCGTCATGAACGTGCTGATCTCGCCGTCGACCTGGGACGGGGTCATCAGCATGTCGCGCATGTAGCAGACGGTGTGGAACTCGATGTCGCACATGTACCGCAGGCAGCGCAGCGTCTCCGGGGGCAGCGGGTCGGTGCGGAAGCTGGCGAAGTCGAGGTCCTGCCACGCCAGCCGTCTGGAGTCCCGGGCAAACTTCGTGGTGTCGAACGCCATGGTCATTTCACCCTTCGGATGCGCAGGACGGTGCTGCGTCTCGGTGCCAGCAGCGCGACCCGGTGCTCACCCAGGCCGAGCGCGTTGATCCGTTCCGTGATGCGGGACAGGCTCGCGGTGTCGCCGGCGACCAGCCGACGCAGGGCACCGATGTGCATCGGGCCGAGCCCGGCCTCGGCAGGCCAGCTGATCCGGCGCAGCGCGGCGCCGACCAGCCGCAGCCCGGCTCCCTGCGCCGGGCGCCGGAGCGTGAACGCCAGTCGCAGGATCTCGGCGTGCTCGGCCTTCACCCGCCGGATGTCCTCAATGAGCTCGGCCGACCGGGCGTCCGGCACCTCGCCGGCCAACGCCGAGTACACCTCGTCGAGCACCCACTCGTCGACCAGGCACTGCAGGACGTGCACGGCGACCATCGGCGTACCGACCAGGTTGGTGGTGATCGCGGT
This genomic interval carries:
- a CDS encoding Lrp/AsnC family transcriptional regulator; its protein translation is MVDLDELDTAILRALQENARRTNRDVAAAVGVSPTTALDRTRALQERGVIRGALLDVDLAAVGRPVQALIAVRIRPPSRSVIEAFREWVSTLPETLAVFVTSGNEDFLIHVAVADNDSLYAFVIDRLTQRAEIADVRTSVVYEHLRNGAIVPAAPGGSGPAPRPAPAAGPAAGARPPVRQRRRRR
- a CDS encoding DUF2000 domain-containing protein, translating into MKWVVAVDDTLPPGLAVNAAICVAAATARAVPGLLGPDGADLGGSVHPGLPWAGCTVLAASTDQLRTLRDKATGALGTYVADMPGLAQQTRVYDEYLTRLRDVPGAEIGYLAVGIVGPRNRVDKLVHRLPLLP
- a CDS encoding TetR/AcrR family transcriptional regulator, encoding MAFTDADGPVPLEDIARAAGVGVGTLYRNFPTREALVEAVYASELAALTDSADELLQRHPPDVALRAWMGGYARFFAAKRGMADTLRAGWASGRIATPNTRERLSVAMGRILAAGAAAGVLRADADPYDVTTMLLGSFLATASGDNAERIDQMLDLLVDALRPPRS
- a CDS encoding aldo/keto reductase; translation: MTTSPSSTADRTQLGAPRAGGAGTLGRHTVSRIGYGAMQLERLHDDRAAAITVLRRAAELGADHVDTAQFYGDGYVNELIREAYRPADGVVVVSKVGADPDPGARLPIRPAQRPEQLRASVEDNLRSLGLDQIPVVNLRRIGTTGPRIRATGDQVVALEDQVAAMIALRDEGKIGAIGLSGVTEDELRRALPAGIACVQNAYSLVARDAEPVLRLCQAEQIAWMPFFPLGGAFPGMTHVSDVPAVAAVAESLGVTAAQVGLAWLLRHAPHTLLIPGTTSLAHLAANIAAGSVELPEDALAALDALPTHSTDLPIDPAGD